A genomic window from Candidatus Thermoplasmatota archaeon includes:
- the gpmI gene encoding 2,3-bisphosphoglycerate-independent phosphoglycerate mutase: MSPEGAPSTRRRVLLCILDGWGIGTGGPEDAFAAAKAPTLKGWLASAPVARLSASGRSVGLPDGVMGNSEVGHLAMGSGRAVDQDLVRIDEAIAAGALAAVPALAAAFEKAKVKSARLHLLGLLSDGGVHSHERHLHALLSAAAAAGVPRVYVHAVLDGRDTPPRSAGTYVDRLRQALARAGTGRIATVGGRYYAMDRDKRWDRVKLAHDALVAGRGLAAADAAAALAEAYARGEDDEFVKPTVLDAEGTLRDGDVVVLFNFRPDRARQVTRALAEETFGEFERLARPRVHIVTMTRYDASYAVDVAFPPQAPRGVVGEVVAGAGLLQLRIAETEKYAHVTYFFNGGREEPFAGERRILVPSRRVATYDLVPEMSAREITAELRAALAAPTPPDLVVLNFANMDMVGHTGHFAPAVAACEAVDACLAELVPEARARGYDVLVTADHGNVEKMRTADGVPHTAHTESPVPAILLSDGRARLRPHGELGDVGPTVLSLLGLPIPLEMTTKSLLLPSANGKA; this comes from the coding sequence ATGAGCCCCGAAGGCGCCCCGAGCACGCGACGGCGCGTGCTCCTGTGCATCCTCGACGGCTGGGGGATTGGCACCGGCGGTCCGGAGGACGCCTTTGCCGCCGCCAAAGCGCCCACGCTCAAGGGGTGGCTCGCCTCCGCGCCCGTCGCGCGCCTGTCGGCAAGCGGTCGTTCCGTCGGTCTTCCCGACGGCGTCATGGGCAACAGCGAGGTGGGCCATCTTGCCATGGGCTCGGGGCGGGCCGTGGACCAGGATCTCGTTCGGATCGACGAGGCGATCGCGGCCGGTGCGCTTGCCGCCGTGCCCGCGCTTGCCGCCGCGTTCGAGAAGGCGAAGGTCAAAAGCGCGCGCCTGCATCTCCTGGGCCTTCTCTCGGACGGCGGCGTCCACAGCCACGAACGGCATCTCCACGCGCTCCTGTCGGCCGCCGCGGCGGCGGGCGTCCCCCGCGTCTACGTCCACGCCGTGCTGGACGGCCGCGACACGCCTCCGCGCTCGGCGGGAACGTACGTCGACCGCCTGCGGCAGGCCCTCGCGCGTGCCGGGACGGGTCGGATCGCAACGGTGGGCGGCCGCTACTACGCCATGGACAGGGACAAGCGATGGGATCGCGTCAAGCTCGCGCACGACGCGCTCGTGGCAGGCCGCGGCCTGGCCGCCGCCGATGCCGCCGCGGCCCTGGCGGAGGCGTACGCGCGGGGGGAGGACGACGAGTTCGTCAAGCCCACGGTGCTCGACGCAGAGGGCACGCTGCGCGACGGCGACGTGGTCGTCCTGTTCAATTTCCGGCCCGACCGGGCGCGGCAGGTGACGCGCGCGCTTGCCGAGGAGACGTTCGGGGAGTTCGAGCGCCTTGCGCGGCCCCGCGTGCACATCGTGACCATGACGCGGTACGACGCGTCCTACGCCGTGGACGTCGCGTTTCCGCCGCAGGCGCCCCGCGGCGTCGTCGGCGAGGTCGTCGCCGGCGCGGGCCTCTTGCAGCTTCGGATCGCGGAGACGGAGAAATACGCCCACGTCACGTACTTCTTCAACGGCGGCCGCGAGGAGCCGTTCGCCGGCGAGCGCCGGATCCTCGTTCCCTCGCGGCGCGTCGCCACGTACGATCTCGTCCCGGAGATGAGCGCGCGGGAGATCACGGCCGAGCTGCGAGCGGCGCTCGCCGCGCCGACGCCGCCGGACCTCGTCGTCCTCAACTTCGCGAACATGGACATGGTGGGCCACACCGGCCACTTCGCTCCCGCCGTCGCAGCCTGCGAGGCGGTCGACGCGTGCCTTGCCGAGCTTGTGCCCGAGGCGCGGGCCCGGGGCTACGACGTACTCGTCACGGCCGATCACGGGAACGTGGAGAAGATGCGGACGGCCGACGGCGTCCCGCACACGGCGCACACGGAAAGCCCCGTCCCGGCGATCTTGCTTTCGGACGGCCGCGCGCGCTTGCGGCCGCACGGGGAGCTTGGCGACGTGGGCCCCACGGTGCTCTCGCTGCTGGGCCTCCCGATCCCCTTGGAGATGACCACCAAAAGTCTTCTCTTGCCGAGCGCAAACGGCAAAGCCTAA
- a CDS encoding DUF92 domain-containing protein — MSELLAHALLAIEVAIVAWFAVLAYRKRMLSLSAAGVAFVLGLAIVFSTNVFWLLLIVSFLAVSAVATRYRYDEKRKRGTAEKREGVRRIRNVLANGLAPTLVAVAAPTVIVPNFGPEVANLAFVTAIAVAAADTLASEIGSLSDRVYMITTGRPVPPGTDGGVSPLGQAAALAGAGIIAALGLLFLGVLQPLFFGTGLPLGWQSLAIPVLIGFLGCQIDSVLGAFFELKGLINKEEVNILAITLGAVVALAWGVSA; from the coding sequence ATGAGCGAGCTTCTCGCGCACGCGCTCTTGGCGATCGAGGTCGCCATCGTCGCGTGGTTTGCCGTGCTTGCCTACCGCAAGAGGATGCTCTCGCTGTCGGCCGCCGGCGTCGCCTTCGTGCTGGGCCTTGCGATCGTCTTCTCGACGAACGTCTTCTGGCTCCTGCTCATCGTGAGCTTCCTTGCCGTCTCGGCCGTGGCGACGCGCTACCGGTACGACGAGAAGCGCAAGCGCGGGACGGCCGAGAAGCGCGAGGGCGTCCGGCGCATCCGGAACGTCCTTGCCAACGGGCTTGCCCCGACGCTTGTGGCCGTGGCCGCGCCCACCGTGATCGTACCCAACTTCGGACCCGAGGTGGCCAACCTCGCCTTCGTGACGGCCATTGCGGTGGCCGCGGCGGACACGCTTGCAAGCGAGATCGGCTCGCTGTCCGACCGCGTCTACATGATCACGACGGGGCGGCCCGTCCCGCCGGGCACGGACGGCGGCGTCTCCCCGCTGGGCCAGGCCGCGGCGCTGGCGGGCGCCGGCATCATCGCGGCCCTGGGACTCCTCTTCCTGGGCGTCTTGCAGCCCCTTTTCTTCGGAACGGGCCTGCCGCTTGGCTGGCAAAGCCTCGCCATTCCGGTCCTCATCGGGTTTCTTGGCTGCCAGATCGATTCGGTCTTGGGAGCCTTCTTTGAGTTGAAGGGCCTCATCAACAAGGAGGAGGTCAACATCTTGGCGATCACGCTTGGGGCCGTCGTGGCCCTCGCGTGGGGAGTGAGCGCATGA
- a CDS encoding 30S ribosomal protein S3ae, protein MAKAAQASRTVQKKVKDKWKAKQWYRLLAPKLFNETPVGEAIADEPEKLAGRIVQATLQDLTGDFSKMHVKVHFKVVDVHGTDAKTRFVGHELTSDYLRRLTRRKHSKIDMVVDVQTKDGFLIRVKPMAITEKRAQASQETEIRNRATEVIRRAGTGKSISEFVRDILSGDLAMEIYKVAKPILPVKRVDIRKCDVLKEPAGPIEEVEIFPQETKTTPKEVVAVAAGGSEVSQSAPAPERAEEELTEEERVAEERAPEEEL, encoded by the coding sequence ATGGCAAAGGCCGCGCAAGCCTCGCGCACGGTTCAGAAGAAGGTCAAGGACAAGTGGAAGGCCAAGCAGTGGTATCGGCTGCTGGCACCCAAGCTCTTCAACGAGACGCCAGTCGGCGAGGCCATCGCCGACGAGCCCGAGAAGCTCGCGGGGCGCATCGTCCAGGCGACGCTTCAGGACCTCACGGGCGACTTCAGCAAGATGCACGTCAAGGTCCACTTCAAGGTCGTGGACGTGCACGGCACGGACGCCAAGACGCGCTTTGTGGGCCACGAGCTCACGAGCGACTACCTGCGCCGCCTCACGCGCCGCAAGCACAGCAAGATCGACATGGTCGTGGACGTGCAGACGAAGGACGGCTTCCTCATCCGCGTGAAGCCCATGGCCATCACCGAGAAGCGCGCGCAGGCCTCCCAGGAGACGGAGATCCGCAACCGCGCGACCGAGGTCATCCGCCGGGCGGGAACCGGAAAGAGCATCTCCGAGTTCGTGCGCGACATCCTCTCGGGCGACCTTGCGATGGAGATCTACAAGGTGGCCAAGCCCATCCTGCCCGTGAAGCGCGTCGACATCCGCAAGTGCGACGTCCTCAAGGAGCCGGCCGGGCCCATCGAGGAGGTCGAGATCTTCCCCCAGGAGACGAAGACGACGCCCAAGGAAGTCGTCGCCGTGGCCGCCGGCGGAAGCGAGGTATCGCAGTCCGCGCCGGCCCCCGAGCGGGCCGAGGAAGAGCTCACCGAGGAGGAGCGCGTCGCCGAGGAGCGGGCTCCCGAGGAAGAGCTGTAG